Proteins from a single region of Humidesulfovibrio mexicanus:
- a CDS encoding type VI secretion system Vgr family protein: MPQLSEYVFQFQSQAVDKNTFAVARFQGEEGLSQLYSFEVLLVSEKADLDLEAILQSPATFTIKGKDRELPFHGILASFEQLHQADSWVFYRAVLRPKLWWLTLTHHNQVFLNKKLDQFLTDVLVDGGLSAGLDFEFRLKGQYPVRDYLCQYAESHFDFLSRWLEREGAYYWFEQGAQGEKMLASDTAIAHTPMPGYESFHYAPPTGLDAAHADEVVKAFSLRRTPMPKSLLLKDYNYEKPSLDLTGRAMVAEKGRGEIYIYGENFLDIAEGNRLAQVRAEEWKCREQTFHGMSNVPAVRPGYLFSLDRHYRGDFNQSYLTTSIRHEGSQERYLLSGLGVRDLAEQDNLFYRNHFEAIPASVQFRPARATEKPKIHGSISAKVDAAGSGQYAELDGQGRYKVILPFDLSGRSGGKASAFVRMMQPYAGADMGLHAPLHKGAEVLLSFIDGDPDRPVIAGAVPNPETPGPVNDGNQTMVVLKSGGGNVFHMEDQDGGQRILLQSPTSSTSIRLGQSVGSGEGGEGDDEERKKLKEALDKLNNETEDDDALADCTADQTKGLSLETEHTLKVESGDSCTIVRGNEFIRVDGDERYIIQGQTEEFVSGASTEIVGGNEFGAVIGLSEEFKLAGMAEISIGPVFELTTPIKGEVAAGLKYTYCEMHERFIPEENTFEGFKTHCEGVLERLTGDATALKGSVNELVGEVEKVNGSVYSMSASVGQLGAAMYNMGGERTEMFEFAMDAASERLDMAVASTKTCTTELKALADATRVVAVEEVI; encoded by the coding sequence ATGCCCCAGCTCTCCGAATACGTGTTCCAGTTCCAAAGCCAGGCGGTGGACAAAAACACCTTCGCCGTGGCCCGCTTCCAGGGCGAGGAGGGGCTTTCCCAGCTCTACAGCTTCGAGGTCCTGCTGGTGTCGGAAAAGGCCGACCTGGACCTGGAAGCCATTTTGCAAAGCCCGGCCACCTTCACCATCAAAGGCAAGGACCGCGAGCTGCCCTTCCACGGCATTCTGGCCTCCTTCGAGCAGCTGCACCAGGCGGATTCCTGGGTGTTCTACCGCGCGGTGCTGCGGCCCAAGCTCTGGTGGCTCACCCTCACCCACCACAACCAGGTGTTCCTGAACAAGAAGCTCGACCAGTTCCTTACGGACGTGCTGGTGGACGGCGGACTTTCCGCCGGGCTGGACTTCGAGTTCCGGCTGAAGGGCCAGTACCCCGTGCGCGACTATCTCTGCCAGTACGCGGAATCGCACTTCGACTTTCTGTCCCGCTGGCTGGAGCGCGAAGGCGCGTACTACTGGTTCGAGCAGGGCGCGCAGGGCGAGAAGATGCTCGCCTCGGACACGGCCATCGCCCACACGCCCATGCCCGGCTACGAGAGCTTCCACTACGCGCCGCCCACCGGGCTGGACGCCGCCCACGCCGACGAAGTGGTCAAGGCCTTCTCGCTTCGGCGCACGCCCATGCCCAAAAGCCTCCTGCTCAAGGACTACAACTACGAAAAGCCCAGCCTGGACCTGACCGGCCGGGCCATGGTGGCGGAAAAGGGCCGGGGCGAGATCTACATCTACGGCGAGAACTTCCTGGACATCGCCGAAGGCAACCGCCTGGCCCAGGTGCGCGCCGAAGAATGGAAATGCCGGGAGCAGACCTTCCACGGCATGTCCAACGTGCCCGCCGTGCGGCCCGGCTACCTGTTCTCCCTGGACCGCCACTACCGGGGCGACTTCAACCAGAGCTACCTCACCACCAGCATCCGCCACGAGGGCAGCCAGGAGCGCTACCTGCTTTCCGGCCTTGGGGTGCGCGACCTGGCCGAGCAGGACAACCTTTTCTACCGCAACCACTTCGAGGCCATTCCCGCAAGCGTGCAGTTCCGCCCGGCCCGCGCCACTGAGAAGCCGAAGATCCACGGCTCCATCTCCGCCAAGGTGGACGCCGCGGGCTCCGGCCAGTACGCCGAACTGGACGGGCAGGGCCGCTACAAGGTCATCCTGCCCTTCGACCTCTCCGGCCGCAGCGGGGGCAAGGCCTCGGCCTTCGTGCGCATGATGCAGCCTTACGCCGGGGCCGACATGGGCCTGCACGCGCCCCTGCACAAGGGCGCGGAGGTGCTGCTCTCCTTCATCGACGGCGACCCGGACCGCCCGGTCATCGCCGGGGCGGTGCCCAACCCCGAGACCCCCGGCCCCGTGAACGACGGCAACCAGACCATGGTGGTGCTGAAAAGCGGCGGCGGCAACGTGTTCCACATGGAGGACCAGGACGGCGGCCAGCGCATCCTGCTCCAATCGCCCACGTCCAGTACCTCCATCCGCCTGGGCCAGTCCGTCGGTTCCGGCGAAGGCGGCGAAGGCGATGACGAGGAGCGCAAGAAGCTCAAGGAGGCCCTGGACAAGCTCAACAACGAAACCGAGGACGATGACGCCCTGGCCGACTGCACGGCCGACCAGACCAAGGGCCTTTCGCTGGAGACCGAGCACACCCTGAAGGTGGAGAGCGGCGACTCCTGCACCATCGTGCGCGGCAACGAATTCATCCGCGTGGACGGCGACGAGCGCTACATCATCCAGGGCCAGACCGAGGAGTTCGTGAGCGGGGCCTCCACGGAGATCGTCGGCGGCAACGAGTTCGGCGCGGTCATCGGCCTGTCCGAGGAGTTCAAGCTGGCCGGCATGGCGGAGATCAGCATCGGCCCCGTGTTCGAGCTCACCACCCCCATCAAGGGCGAGGTCGCCGCGGGGCTCAAGTACACCTACTGCGAGATGCACGAGCGCTTCATTCCGGAGGAGAACACCTTCGAGGGCTTCAAGACCCACTGCGAGGGCGTGCTGGAGCGGCTCACCGGCGATGCCACCGCCCTCAAGGGATCGGTGAACGAGCTGGTGGGCGAGGTGGAGAAGGTGAACGGCTCGGTGTACAGCATGTCCGCCTCGGTGGGGCAGCTGGGCGCGGCCATGTACAACATGGGCGGGGAGAGGACCGAGATGTTCGAATTCGCCATGGATGCGGCCAGCGAGCGCCTGGATATGGCCGTGGCCAGCACAAAAACCTGCACCACGGAGTTGAAGGCCCTGGCCGACGCCACCCGCGTGGTGGCCGTCGAGGAAGTCATCTGA
- a CDS encoding type VI secretion protein IcmF/TssM N-terminal domain-containing protein — translation MARMLITALKIVLLLALLGAAAVGAVLLARHEGWPDWTAAVMVAGLLAVVFLTLFLRRVYYRRREAQFIKRVVAQDSQSVAAAPARERRQLQELQDRWTAAVRLLRSSKLRQRGDPLYTLPWFMVFGETASGKSTAVSHARLTTILSDAGPAKGIAGTRNCDWWFFEEAVVLDTTGRYAIPLDQEADREEWERFLSLLSRYRRREPLSGVVVTLPMNRLLSDDADALSEYGRSIRLRLDQLMRGLGAKFPVYVLITKLDLVLGMTALCDLLPKEERGQAVGLLNAEERRAPRQFADAALAHVSRRLKDMRLLLAAENGAADGKAALFPDEFERLIPLIDAFIEGAFCENPYQETPFLRGLFVSSGRQSGMTRSGVLGALESLKGKEWRLPDTGRGLFLHDFFSTILPRERGLFRHIDEYITWRTATRGLGLLAWLLAMLAVVGLSSMAYVKTRRAMDPVYAAFPKAPALGLGLDADMVQLGLLRDRIVDMERDLHGGFWPLMGFEEGEQTLAELKRRYCTWFRQHTLNHMDKAMNAQLAAMDASRTDDSMAKGLEYLVWRIDVLTARETKSQPRLDGRDPVDGLALAFGGRLPEVAAFFPDMYRSYAAWEEDAPMLERERKELQAWAARLIDAEGVNLHWLAQWAGSRPELAEVTLDDFWPGLGQAPAGPQVGAAFTAKGREAIVSLLAGLEQTVEDPKHFQGRIAAFWLWYQQRFYEEWRLFATDFQMGQDKLAVRADWLSAGAAMSTLDNPYFRLLQRMRTEFASVAKLGPQPAWTHIPERATVLLEYQRSKEQSASLEAKVEGEVKVGLGKMLGAFSEHVRNRTDKIVQATAAFDEYMKQLEAFQPVTASKEAAFRFASQHYGGAGGAAPQPSGKNVQAQTAPAGGQPTAVDLAVAALHRLRLLAGDGKPEEEPMWQIMGGPLTFLVILTTDESACALNDLWEAQVLAEARNVPESGQWEALFGEKGLVNAFAQGPAKPFLRRHSRGWFSGSWLGVPFPFEASFLDVLDAGSLRRQQVQPKYTVRVEALPVNVNQEAQSEPYSATLRLQCAAGQQQLDNYNYPDSRDFVWEPATCGDVTLEIAFREGVLKKTWPGAFGFRDFVRDFRDGREVFVPRDFPDKRTILEGLGVTSIQVSYKLTGAKAVLNLGDYPVLRLPQTVAACGRGLGGDASGVAAEAPNGAGGQQ, via the coding sequence ATGGCTCGAATGCTCATCACCGCGCTGAAGATCGTTTTGCTGCTGGCCCTGCTCGGCGCCGCCGCCGTGGGGGCCGTGCTGCTGGCGCGGCACGAGGGGTGGCCGGATTGGACCGCCGCGGTGATGGTGGCCGGGCTCTTGGCCGTGGTCTTCCTGACGCTGTTCCTGCGCAGGGTCTACTACCGCCGCCGCGAGGCCCAGTTCATCAAGCGCGTGGTGGCCCAGGACAGCCAGTCCGTGGCAGCGGCCCCGGCGCGTGAGCGCAGGCAGCTGCAGGAGCTGCAGGACCGCTGGACCGCCGCCGTGCGCCTGCTGCGCTCCTCCAAACTGCGGCAGCGCGGCGACCCGCTCTACACCCTGCCCTGGTTCATGGTCTTCGGCGAAACCGCCTCGGGCAAATCCACCGCGGTGTCCCACGCGCGCCTCACCACCATCCTCAGCGACGCGGGTCCGGCCAAGGGCATCGCGGGCACGCGCAACTGCGACTGGTGGTTCTTCGAGGAGGCCGTGGTGCTGGACACCACGGGGCGCTACGCCATCCCCCTGGACCAGGAGGCCGACCGCGAGGAATGGGAGCGCTTCCTCTCCCTGCTTTCCCGCTACCGCCGCCGCGAACCCCTCTCCGGCGTGGTGGTGACCCTGCCCATGAACCGCCTGCTCTCGGACGACGCGGATGCGCTCTCCGAGTACGGGCGCTCCATCCGCCTGCGGCTGGACCAGCTCATGCGCGGGCTGGGGGCCAAGTTCCCGGTGTATGTGCTCATCACCAAGCTGGACCTGGTGCTGGGCATGACCGCCCTGTGCGACCTTCTGCCCAAGGAGGAGCGCGGCCAGGCCGTGGGCCTTCTAAACGCTGAGGAGCGCCGCGCCCCGCGCCAGTTCGCCGATGCGGCCCTGGCCCACGTGTCGCGTCGGCTCAAGGACATGCGCCTGCTGCTGGCGGCGGAAAACGGCGCGGCCGACGGCAAGGCGGCCCTGTTCCCGGACGAGTTCGAACGCCTCATCCCGCTCATCGACGCCTTCATCGAGGGGGCTTTTTGCGAGAACCCCTACCAGGAGACGCCGTTTTTGCGCGGCCTGTTCGTCTCCAGCGGGCGGCAATCGGGCATGACGCGCTCCGGCGTGCTGGGCGCCCTGGAGTCCCTCAAAGGCAAGGAGTGGCGGCTGCCCGACACCGGGCGCGGGTTGTTCCTGCACGATTTCTTCTCCACCATCCTGCCCAGGGAGCGCGGGCTCTTCCGCCACATCGACGAATACATCACCTGGCGCACGGCCACGCGCGGCCTTGGGCTTTTGGCCTGGCTGCTGGCCATGCTGGCCGTGGTGGGCCTGTCCTCCATGGCCTACGTGAAGACCCGCCGCGCCATGGACCCCGTGTACGCGGCCTTTCCCAAGGCCCCGGCCCTGGGCCTTGGCCTGGACGCGGACATGGTGCAGCTGGGGCTTTTGCGCGACCGCATCGTGGACATGGAGCGCGACCTGCACGGCGGCTTCTGGCCGCTCATGGGCTTCGAAGAGGGCGAGCAGACCCTGGCGGAGCTCAAGCGGCGCTATTGCACATGGTTCCGCCAGCACACCCTGAACCACATGGACAAGGCCATGAACGCGCAGTTGGCGGCAATGGACGCAAGCCGAACCGACGATTCCATGGCCAAGGGCCTGGAGTATCTGGTCTGGCGCATCGATGTGCTCACCGCGCGGGAGACGAAGTCGCAGCCGAGGCTGGACGGCCGCGACCCTGTGGACGGACTGGCCCTGGCCTTCGGCGGCAGGCTGCCGGAGGTGGCCGCCTTCTTCCCGGACATGTACCGCTCCTACGCGGCCTGGGAAGAAGACGCCCCAATGCTGGAACGCGAGCGAAAGGAGCTGCAGGCCTGGGCCGCGCGGCTCATCGACGCCGAAGGCGTGAACCTGCACTGGCTGGCCCAATGGGCCGGATCGCGCCCGGAACTGGCCGAGGTGACCCTGGACGACTTCTGGCCCGGCCTGGGGCAGGCGCCCGCCGGTCCCCAGGTGGGCGCGGCCTTCACCGCCAAGGGCAGGGAGGCCATCGTCAGCCTGCTGGCAGGGCTGGAGCAGACCGTGGAGGATCCCAAACACTTCCAGGGCCGCATTGCGGCCTTCTGGCTGTGGTACCAGCAGCGGTTCTACGAAGAATGGAGGCTTTTCGCCACGGACTTCCAAATGGGCCAGGACAAACTGGCCGTGCGCGCGGACTGGCTTTCGGCCGGCGCCGCCATGTCCACCCTGGACAACCCCTATTTCCGCCTGCTGCAGCGGATGCGCACGGAGTTCGCCTCCGTGGCCAAGCTCGGACCACAGCCTGCCTGGACGCACATTCCCGAGCGGGCGACGGTGCTGCTGGAATACCAGCGCTCCAAGGAGCAAAGCGCCTCGCTGGAGGCCAAGGTGGAGGGAGAGGTCAAGGTGGGCCTGGGCAAGATGCTGGGCGCCTTCAGCGAGCACGTGCGCAACCGCACGGACAAGATCGTCCAGGCCACGGCCGCCTTTGACGAATACATGAAGCAACTTGAGGCCTTCCAGCCCGTGACCGCCTCCAAGGAGGCCGCGTTCCGCTTCGCCTCGCAGCATTACGGCGGCGCGGGGGGCGCGGCGCCGCAGCCCTCCGGCAAAAACGTCCAGGCCCAGACCGCCCCGGCTGGAGGCCAACCCACAGCCGTGGACCTTGCCGTGGCCGCCCTGCACCGCCTGCGTCTGCTGGCGGGCGACGGCAAGCCCGAGGAAGAGCCCATGTGGCAAATCATGGGCGGGCCGCTCACCTTCCTGGTCATCTTGACGACGGACGAATCCGCCTGCGCTCTGAACGATTTGTGGGAGGCGCAGGTGCTGGCCGAGGCGCGCAACGTGCCCGAGTCCGGCCAATGGGAGGCGCTTTTCGGCGAAAAAGGGCTGGTGAACGCCTTCGCCCAGGGTCCGGCCAAGCCCTTCCTGCGCCGCCACTCGCGCGGGTGGTTCAGCGGCAGCTGGCTTGGCGTGCCCTTCCCCTTCGAAGCGTCCTTCCTGGACGTGCTCGACGCGGGCTCCCTGCGCAGGCAGCAGGTGCAGCCCAAGTACACCGTGCGCGTGGAGGCCCTGCCCGTGAACGTGAACCAGGAAGCGCAAAGCGAACCCTACTCCGCCACCCTGCGCCTGCAGTGCGCGGCGGGGCAACAGCAGCTGGACAACTACAACTACCCGGACTCCCGCGATTTCGTGTGGGAGCCCGCGACCTGCGGAGACGTGACCCTGGAGATCGCCTTCCGGGAGGGCGTGCTCAAGAAGACCTGGCCCGGAGCCTTCGGCTTCCGCGACTTCGTGCGCGATTTCCGCGACGGCCGGGAGGTCTTCGTGCCCCGCGATTTCCCGGACAAGCGCACCATCCTGGAGGGCCTGGGCGTCACCAGCATCCAGGTGTCCTACAAGCTCACCGGGGCCAAGGCCGTGCTGAACCTGGGCGACTACCCGGTCTTGCGCCTGCCGCAGACCGTGGCCGCCTGCGGGCGGGGCCTGGGGGGCGACGCCTCCGGCGTTGCCGCCGAAGCCCCCAACGGCGCGGGAGGCCAGCAATGA
- a CDS encoding DotU family type IV/VI secretion system protein, translated as MALVDRFLPPAAFAALLAREPQLADVPFATARADMDRLLDQAVAASRAQRAEDVEDALFAVCAFADEAVLSSQWPGRHEWLKKSLQRERFGTVNAGEEFYERLAALKARVQAGQGAQGALFEEEDATGRVRGVLEIYAACLTMGFTGRYYGQGGREELSSLTRESLDRLLVRGPDLDGRLFPEAYARRGAAEPPRRLVPALKLLALLGVPLATAVYLHAAYASLLAAWARQWLGHLN; from the coding sequence ATGGCGCTTGTGGACAGGTTCCTCCCTCCGGCGGCCTTCGCCGCCCTGCTGGCCCGCGAGCCGCAGCTGGCCGACGTGCCCTTCGCCACGGCCAGGGCGGACATGGACCGTTTGCTGGACCAGGCCGTTGCGGCTTCGCGCGCGCAACGGGCCGAGGATGTCGAGGACGCCCTGTTCGCCGTGTGCGCCTTCGCCGACGAGGCCGTGCTCAGCTCCCAATGGCCGGGGCGGCACGAATGGCTCAAAAAAAGCCTGCAACGCGAACGCTTCGGCACGGTGAACGCGGGCGAGGAATTCTACGAGCGTCTGGCCGCCCTCAAGGCCAGGGTCCAGGCGGGCCAGGGGGCCCAAGGGGCGCTCTTCGAGGAAGAGGACGCGACCGGACGCGTGCGCGGGGTGCTGGAGATCTACGCCGCCTGCCTGACCATGGGCTTTACCGGGCGCTACTACGGCCAGGGCGGGCGCGAGGAGCTGTCGAGCCTGACGCGCGAGAGCCTGGACCGCCTGCTGGTGCGCGGCCCGGACCTGGATGGCCGCCTGTTTCCCGAGGCCTATGCCCGGCGCGGCGCGGCCGAGCCGCCCCGACGGCTGGTTCCGGCCCTGAAGCTGCTGGCGCTGCTGGGCGTGCCCCTGGCCACGGCCGTTTACCTGCACGCGGCCTACGCCTCGCTTCTGGCGGCCTGGGCGCGCCAGTGGCTCGGCCACCTGAATTGA
- the tssK gene encoding type VI secretion system baseplate subunit TssK — protein sequence MSEGPVYWHHGLFLQPQHLQLTDRRLAESLESLLSTVRPWLWGVAEMEPDAGALAAGRMEFAKLSVLFPAGCGLLLANFPGDAVCAPRRVPLESIPADGGMTVYVALRSIRPDEPNVTEVDTPDALAEAPTRWAVLAEPETLRDQYGDGPDAGVSRLKSVLRIVFEPEVTDLGGHSLVPLARLTREGETLRLDPGFAPASLTVRAAPCLAALVNEMRDRVVGKARQLEGYKNLSGRGGAVGELAVLLMALRSLSRFAARLDHALRSPALSPWEAYGIVRELVAELSVFSLEVGALGETWEGGKLLPEYDHEDLGRCFRTARDVVVKLVDAISAGPRWAARFAFKDPYWSLEIPQPVLAEGGEFWLALASDSADPESMRASAQRLLKLSATGGMASLLVRAVPGIPLGFSEHPPAGLPRRPGALYFRIGVESPQWADVAASRSLSIYWDEAPADLDAQLAVIGR from the coding sequence GTGTCCGAAGGCCCCGTCTACTGGCACCACGGGCTGTTCCTGCAGCCCCAGCACCTCCAGCTCACCGACAGGCGGCTGGCGGAGTCCCTGGAATCGTTGCTTTCCACCGTGCGCCCCTGGCTGTGGGGCGTGGCCGAGATGGAGCCGGACGCCGGGGCGCTGGCCGCCGGGCGCATGGAGTTCGCAAAGCTCTCGGTGCTGTTCCCGGCCGGCTGCGGCCTGCTGCTGGCCAATTTCCCCGGCGACGCCGTGTGCGCACCGCGCCGCGTGCCGCTGGAGTCCATACCCGCCGATGGCGGCATGACCGTCTACGTGGCCCTGCGCTCCATCCGCCCGGACGAGCCCAACGTCACCGAGGTCGACACGCCGGACGCCCTGGCCGAAGCCCCCACCCGCTGGGCCGTGCTGGCCGAGCCCGAGACCCTGCGCGACCAGTACGGCGACGGGCCGGATGCAGGCGTGAGCCGCCTGAAAAGCGTGCTGCGCATCGTCTTCGAGCCGGAAGTGACGGACCTGGGCGGCCACTCCCTGGTGCCCCTGGCCCGGCTGACCCGCGAAGGCGAGACCCTGCGCCTGGATCCCGGCTTCGCCCCGGCCAGCCTCACGGTGCGCGCCGCGCCCTGCCTGGCCGCCCTGGTCAACGAGATGCGCGACCGCGTGGTGGGCAAGGCGCGCCAGCTGGAGGGCTACAAGAACCTCTCCGGCCGCGGCGGGGCCGTGGGCGAGCTGGCCGTGCTGCTCATGGCCCTGCGCAGCCTGTCGCGCTTCGCCGCGCGCCTGGACCACGCCCTGCGCTCCCCGGCCCTCTCCCCGTGGGAGGCGTACGGCATCGTGCGCGAGCTGGTGGCCGAACTTTCGGTGTTCTCCCTTGAGGTGGGCGCCCTGGGCGAGACCTGGGAGGGCGGCAAGCTCCTGCCCGAATACGACCACGAGGACCTGGGCCGCTGCTTCCGCACCGCGCGCGACGTTGTGGTCAAGCTGGTGGACGCCATCTCCGCCGGGCCGCGCTGGGCCGCGCGCTTCGCCTTCAAAGATCCGTACTGGAGCCTGGAGATACCGCAACCCGTGCTCGCCGAGGGCGGCGAATTCTGGCTGGCCCTGGCTTCGGATTCCGCAGATCCGGAGTCCATGCGCGCCTCGGCCCAGCGGCTGCTCAAGCTCTCGGCCACGGGCGGCATGGCCTCGCTTCTGGTGCGGGCCGTGCCGGGCATTCCCCTGGGCTTCAGCGAACATCCGCCCGCCGGGCTGCCCCGCAGGCCGGGAGCCCTCTATTTCCGCATCGGCGTGGAAAGCCCGCAATGGGCCGATGTGGCGGCCAGCCGCAGCCTGTCCATATACTGGGACGAGGCCCCGGCCGATCTGGACGCCCAGCTCGCGGTCATCGGGAGATAG
- a CDS encoding type VI secretion lipoprotein TssJ produces the protein MASALAGGCSSKPPLPPPKPYEVPQKADSPQAVKWGYAPHALTLELNADPELNSYDGYSHNVLLCIFQLSDTAAFEELAANQGGIRKLLACDRFDKSVVHFERRYISPGSQTTLVLDRAEGAQFLAVAAGYYDLDPGMVTRSWQFPLKVDQEGMLFWKSDVYSPGSLQMDLLLGPRSIQRMGGD, from the coding sequence ATGGCTTCCGCGCTTGCGGGCGGGTGCTCCAGCAAACCGCCGCTGCCGCCGCCCAAGCCCTACGAAGTGCCGCAGAAGGCCGACAGCCCGCAGGCGGTCAAATGGGGCTACGCGCCGCACGCCTTGACCCTTGAACTCAACGCCGACCCGGAGCTGAACAGCTACGACGGTTACTCGCACAACGTGCTGTTGTGCATCTTTCAGCTGAGCGACACCGCGGCCTTCGAGGAGCTGGCGGCCAACCAGGGCGGCATCCGCAAGCTGTTGGCCTGCGACCGCTTCGACAAGTCCGTGGTGCATTTCGAGCGGCGCTACATAAGCCCCGGCAGCCAGACCACGCTGGTGCTGGACCGGGCCGAGGGCGCGCAGTTTCTGGCCGTGGCGGCCGGGTATTACGACCTTGACCCCGGAATGGTGACGCGCTCCTGGCAGTTCCCCCTCAAGGTGGACCAGGAGGGAATGCTTTTCTGGAAGTCCGACGTGTACAGCCCCGGAAGCCTGCAGATGGACCTGCTGCTCGGGCCCCGCTCCATTCAGCGCATGGGAGGCGACTAG